One genomic segment of Tiliqua scincoides isolate rTilSci1 chromosome 6, rTilSci1.hap2, whole genome shotgun sequence includes these proteins:
- the TMEM128 gene encoding transmembrane protein 128 gives MAAREGRVLREAAEDPLQPLLRLRRQLEGRPPERPWAQQPPTAPVETTSIEKKEKPLPRLNIHSAFWILASIATTYYVEFFKTVKEIIQTDSSWFVLGSCLLAVSLSVAFYCIIYLEWYRGIEDYDASYPALIPITTASFIAATICFNISLWPAWSFFTPLVLFTQFMGIVMLVSLLG, from the exons ATGGCGGCGAGGGAGGGGAGGGTGCTGCGGGAGGCGGCGGAGGACCCCCTGCAGCCCTTGCTGCGCctgaggaggcagctggagggacGCCCCCCGGAGCGTCCCTGGGCGCAGCAGCCGCCGACGGCGCCCG ttgAAACAACAAGcatagagaagaaagaaaaaccccTTCCCAGACTTAACATTCACTCTGCGTTTTGGATTTTGGCATCAATTGCTACTACGTACTATGTTGAGTTTTTTAAAACAGTTAAAGAAATAATTCAAACAGATAG tTCGTGGTTTGTACTTGGCAGCTGTTTGTTGGCTGTCAGCTTGTCTGTAGCCTTTTATTGCATAATATACCTAGAGTGGTACCGGGGAATTGAGGACTACGATGCCAGCTACCCCGCACTAATACCAATCACAACAGCTAGTTTTATTGCTGCAACAATTTG ttttAACATCTCTTTATGGCCTGCATGGTCTTTTTTCACACCTTTGGTGCTGTTCACCCAGTTCATGGGCATCGTGATGCTTGTGTCACTCCTGGGTTAA